In one window of Prevotella sp. E13-17 DNA:
- the obgE gene encoding GTPase ObgE has translation MESNFVDYVKIMCRSGKGGKGSMHLRHVKYNPNGGPDGGDGGKGGSIILRGNHNYWTLLHLKYERHIFAEHGGNGGRDKCHGTDGKDIYIDVPCGTVVYNAETGKYICDVTYDGQEVMLLKGGRGGLGNFQFRTATNQAPRYAQPGEPMQEMTIILELKLLADVGLVGFPNAGKSTLVSALSNAKPKIANYPFTTMEPSLGIVGYRDGKSFVMADIPGIIEGASEGKGLGLRFLRHIERNSLLLFMVPGDTDDIKREYEILLNELQQFNPEMLDKHRVLAVTKCDLLDEELIEMLRETLPQDLPVVFISAVTGFGLDELKDVLWRELNAESNKIQGIMAEDSLVHRDKDMSMFAQELADEGEDEDIEYVDVEDVEDLEDFEYEEDEEL, from the coding sequence ATGGAATCTAATTTTGTTGACTACGTAAAAATCATGTGCCGCTCGGGTAAGGGCGGCAAAGGGTCGATGCACCTGCGCCACGTGAAGTATAACCCTAACGGGGGACCTGACGGTGGCGACGGGGGCAAAGGCGGTAGCATTATCCTGCGCGGTAATCATAACTACTGGACGCTGTTGCACCTGAAGTACGAAAGACATATCTTCGCAGAACATGGCGGCAATGGCGGGCGTGACAAGTGTCATGGCACCGATGGTAAGGACATCTATATCGATGTGCCTTGCGGTACGGTGGTGTATAATGCCGAAACGGGAAAATATATTTGCGACGTGACCTACGACGGACAGGAGGTGATGTTGCTGAAAGGTGGTCGCGGCGGACTGGGCAATTTCCAGTTCCGCACGGCGACTAACCAGGCACCGCGCTATGCGCAGCCTGGTGAGCCCATGCAGGAGATGACCATCATCCTGGAACTGAAGCTGCTGGCTGATGTGGGATTGGTGGGATTCCCCAATGCGGGTAAATCGACATTGGTGTCGGCTTTGTCGAATGCGAAGCCGAAGATAGCTAACTATCCGTTCACGACGATGGAACCTTCGTTGGGCATCGTGGGCTATCGCGATGGTAAGTCGTTTGTGATGGCCGACATTCCCGGTATTATTGAAGGTGCCTCAGAGGGTAAGGGACTGGGACTGCGCTTCCTGCGACATATAGAGCGCAATTCGCTGTTGCTCTTTATGGTGCCTGGCGATACCGACGACATCAAGCGTGAGTATGAGATTCTGCTCAACGAGTTGCAGCAGTTCAATCCTGAGATGCTTGACAAACATCGTGTGCTGGCGGTGACAAAGTGCGACCTGCTCGACGAGGAACTGATAGAGATGTTGCGCGAGACGTTGCCACAGGATTTGCCAGTGGTGTTCATCTCGGCCGTGACAGGATTTGGACTCGATGAATTGAAGGATGTGCTCTGGCGCGAACTGAATGCTGAAAGCAACAAGATCCAGGGCATCATGGCAGAGGATTCGCTGGTGCACCGCGACAAAGATATGTCGATGTTTGCACAGGAGTTGGCCGATGAAGGCGAAGATGAAGACATTGAATACGTGGATGTAGAAGATGTCGAAGACTTGGAGGATTTTGAATACGAGGAAGACGAAGAACTTTAG
- a CDS encoding basic secretory protein-like protein, with amino-acid sequence MQSASSSIASRMSNKLTEEDRRWNTHLRDITFVDMNPETKGSQIYHALISQPDPYIRSVAREVMKCLYFTPEDSIPMLKRLDYIIRDADGVSWKGGGNGFVNITYTTGHVERSFVDNDTARVDFETRGVLLHELTHAFQLEPQGIGPYGGPNKAVWEMVEGTADAVRVACGGFHGEKDRPKGGSYHDGYRYIGYFFNWVRETKDADFIRKMNRSCLEVVPWSWNGAVAYALGKGYTIDSLWDEYMRAMGDK; translated from the coding sequence ATGCAGTCGGCCAGTTCGTCGATAGCCAGTCGCATGAGCAATAAGCTGACCGAAGAGGATCGGCGCTGGAATACCCACCTGCGCGACATTACCTTTGTGGATATGAACCCCGAGACCAAAGGCTCGCAGATTTATCACGCCCTGATATCGCAGCCCGATCCCTATATCCGCAGTGTGGCTCGCGAGGTGATGAAGTGCCTGTACTTCACCCCCGAAGACAGCATTCCCATGCTGAAGCGTCTGGACTATATCATCCGCGATGCCGATGGCGTGTCGTGGAAAGGTGGCGGCAATGGCTTTGTGAACATCACCTACACCACGGGACACGTGGAGCGCTCGTTTGTGGATAACGATACGGCCCGTGTCGATTTCGAAACGCGTGGTGTACTGCTCCACGAGTTGACCCACGCCTTCCAACTGGAACCCCAGGGCATCGGTCCTTATGGTGGTCCCAACAAGGCCGTGTGGGAGATGGTCGAAGGCACTGCCGATGCCGTTCGCGTGGCTTGTGGCGGCTTCCATGGCGAGAAAGACCGTCCGAAGGGTGGCAGCTATCATGATGGCTATCGCTACATCGGCTATTTCTTTAACTGGGTGCGCGAGACGAAGGATGCTGACTTTATCCGCAAGATGAACCGCTCTTGTCTGGAGGTAGTGCCCTGGTCGTGGAACGGTGCTGTGGCGTATGCCCTGGGCAAGGGATACACCATCGACTCGCTCTGGGATGAGTACATGCGAGCCATGGGCGATAAGTAA
- a CDS encoding carboxypeptidase regulatory-like domain-containing protein, giving the protein MNKKLLLVIATLLTISMAAVAQITNSSLAGAVTYMGSTETVIGATVQAVHEPSGTRYTAITNSNGLFTIQGMRPGGPYVVTVSYIGCKPSVTKDIILQLGETTRLDTKLAESTTELNEVVVSGNTSKFTTQKTGPSTNISARLIENMPNPNRQLTDIVRLSPYGGNGMILASRDGRTANFTIDGANFNNDFGTNMDLPGGGNPISIDAIAEMQILISPYDVRQTDFIGGGVNAITKSGTNTLRGTAYVYHRNENMHGDAVNREQIAGTREKDQNTIYGFTLGGPIIKNKLFFFANGEMAKTPTVVNRWRGSEDGVADPTNYISRVRLSDLERVSQYVADKYGYSTGSWTNYPAVDNNYKFLARIDWNITDKHHLALRYNFTDNSVWKSTNVNSMDGAKRSSYGRLSQYAMAYANSLYQMKNKVHSFSIDLNSRLTDNISNQFLATYTKKDDVRATDSSDFPFVDILDGAGGNYISLGHELFSWKTGIHNDVWNVKDDATYYLGRHKIMAGISYEYKMADNIYMRNGTGYYRYRSIDDFLTGAAPEVVALTYGYNGEMEPAVRVRNHRLGFYLQDEWELRSNLKLTYGLRLDELIFDNKDLMTNNAIAAIDYNGRSLDTGKWPDNNLTISPRVGVVWDVFGDKSLKVRGGTGLFQGRLPLVFLTNMPSSSNMLQYNGIWNTTGLNKGLNIGEEAMAKHFAGDIKTRMDLYRYVTTNGLGPANITPEDGQAGSTISGVVRDFKLPQVWKTSLAVDYQVPVAFPMTVTLEGVVNKNINDVYIQDWSYYSSKEQPLFKGADCRPEFVNVKYTDANGKALPNAYVLSNTSKGYGWLGNVTVTAKPFKWLDLMAAYTHTVQKEVSGMPGNDPSSTFANIPSYKGPNEVGLHNSLFVIPDRFVASASLHDKSGNHYSFIYEGSHGGVRVDASTGYTMTNNVSYMLTNDMNQDGYSYDLVYIPRDDQVGVGKGEFRFTSEDDMKRFMDFVHSNDYLKRHQGEYAGTYGDPCPWVHRIDFSYKHDFNFNVRDTKHKLQLSFDMKNVLNFFDSTWGVAKYLNPAIGNDARILTYAGKDAEGYPLFSTPAVISGKTETWTWSYDVGQCWYASIGLKYFFN; this is encoded by the coding sequence ATGAATAAGAAATTATTATTGGTGATTGCAACTCTGCTCACTATATCCATGGCAGCTGTTGCGCAGATTACAAATTCTTCTTTGGCAGGTGCTGTCACCTATATGGGAAGCACAGAGACTGTCATTGGCGCTACGGTGCAGGCCGTGCATGAACCTTCGGGTACGCGCTACACGGCTATCACCAATAGCAATGGACTGTTTACAATCCAAGGCATGCGTCCCGGCGGCCCGTATGTGGTGACAGTAAGCTACATTGGATGCAAACCCTCGGTGACAAAGGACATTATATTGCAACTCGGTGAGACGACCAGGCTGGACACAAAGCTTGCTGAGAGCACGACCGAACTGAATGAGGTGGTGGTGAGCGGCAATACATCGAAGTTCACGACACAGAAGACGGGACCATCGACTAACATTTCTGCAAGACTGATAGAGAACATGCCAAACCCAAACCGCCAGCTGACGGATATCGTCAGGCTGTCACCTTACGGCGGTAATGGCATGATTCTGGCAAGTCGTGACGGACGAACGGCTAACTTTACCATCGATGGTGCCAACTTCAATAATGATTTCGGAACAAACATGGACCTGCCAGGTGGTGGCAATCCTATCTCAATAGACGCTATTGCGGAAATGCAGATACTGATATCGCCCTATGACGTGCGTCAGACTGATTTTATCGGAGGCGGAGTCAATGCCATTACTAAGTCGGGTACAAACACGCTAAGGGGGACGGCTTACGTGTATCATCGCAATGAAAATATGCACGGGGATGCTGTAAACCGCGAACAGATTGCCGGTACGCGTGAGAAGGATCAGAACACGATTTACGGATTCACGCTGGGCGGACCAATCATCAAGAACAAACTGTTCTTCTTTGCCAATGGCGAAATGGCCAAGACACCTACGGTGGTGAACAGATGGCGTGGGTCGGAAGATGGCGTCGCTGATCCCACGAACTATATCTCGCGTGTGAGATTGAGCGACTTGGAACGGGTGTCACAGTATGTCGCAGACAAGTATGGATACAGCACTGGCTCGTGGACCAACTATCCGGCAGTCGATAACAACTATAAGTTCCTGGCACGAATAGACTGGAACATCACAGATAAACATCATCTGGCTCTGCGCTATAACTTTACTGACAACAGCGTGTGGAAGTCAACAAACGTGAACTCGATGGATGGTGCCAAGCGCTCGTCGTATGGACGCTTGTCGCAATATGCAATGGCTTATGCTAACTCGCTCTATCAGATGAAGAACAAGGTGCACTCTTTCTCCATTGACTTGAACAGTAGGCTGACAGATAATATCTCGAACCAGTTCTTGGCTACCTATACGAAGAAGGATGATGTGCGTGCAACAGACTCTTCTGATTTCCCGTTTGTTGATATCTTGGATGGTGCCGGCGGCAACTATATTTCGCTGGGACATGAACTGTTCTCGTGGAAAACGGGTATTCATAATGATGTGTGGAACGTCAAGGATGATGCAACCTACTATCTGGGAAGGCACAAAATTATGGCGGGCATCAGTTATGAATACAAGATGGCCGACAATATTTACATGCGAAATGGTACGGGTTACTATCGCTATAGATCTATTGACGACTTCCTGACGGGGGCAGCCCCAGAGGTGGTGGCACTGACCTATGGCTATAACGGAGAGATGGAACCGGCAGTGAGAGTGCGCAATCATCGTCTGGGATTCTATCTGCAGGATGAATGGGAACTTCGCTCTAACTTGAAGTTGACCTATGGGTTGCGTCTTGACGAACTGATCTTCGACAACAAGGATCTCATGACCAACAATGCCATTGCTGCGATTGACTATAACGGTCGCTCGTTGGACACAGGAAAATGGCCTGACAACAATCTGACCATCTCTCCACGTGTGGGCGTGGTTTGGGATGTGTTTGGCGACAAGAGTCTGAAGGTACGTGGAGGTACGGGCTTGTTTCAGGGCCGTCTGCCTTTAGTGTTCCTTACGAATATGCCATCAAGCTCAAACATGCTGCAGTATAATGGTATCTGGAACACGACGGGACTGAACAAGGGCTTGAACATCGGTGAAGAGGCTATGGCAAAGCATTTTGCCGGTGATATCAAGACTCGCATGGACTTGTATCGTTATGTAACGACCAACGGACTCGGTCCTGCTAATATCACACCAGAGGATGGTCAGGCGGGTTCTACTATCAGTGGGGTGGTCAGAGACTTTAAACTGCCGCAGGTGTGGAAGACATCATTAGCTGTTGACTATCAGGTGCCGGTGGCTTTCCCCATGACGGTGACCTTGGAGGGCGTCGTGAACAAGAATATCAATGATGTGTATATTCAGGATTGGAGCTACTATAGCTCTAAAGAGCAACCTCTGTTCAAAGGGGCAGACTGTCGTCCTGAATTTGTAAATGTGAAATATACGGATGCCAATGGGAAGGCATTGCCCAACGCTTATGTGCTGTCTAACACGAGTAAGGGCTATGGATGGCTGGGCAATGTTACCGTGACGGCCAAGCCTTTCAAATGGTTAGACCTGATGGCTGCCTATACGCATACGGTACAGAAGGAGGTGTCGGGCATGCCTGGCAATGACCCTTCATCTACGTTTGCAAATATTCCTTCGTATAAGGGACCTAACGAGGTGGGACTTCACAACTCGCTATTCGTGATTCCTGATCGTTTTGTGGCTTCGGCTTCGCTGCATGATAAGTCGGGCAACCATTATAGTTTTATCTATGAGGGTAGTCATGGCGGTGTGCGTGTAGATGCTTCTACGGGCTATACGATGACGAATAATGTGTCTTATATGCTGACTAACGACATGAATCAGGATGGGTATTCCTATGATCTGGTCTATATTCCACGAGATGATCAGGTGGGAGTCGGCAAGGGAGAGTTCCGCTTCACCTCAGAAGATGATATGAAGCGCTTCATGGACTTTGTTCATAGCAATGACTATCTAAAGAGGCATCAGGGTGAATATGCTGGGACTTATGGAGACCCTTGTCCATGGGTACATCGCATAGACTTCAGCTATAAGCATGACTTTAACTTCAATGTTAGGGATACCAAACATAAGTTGCAGCTGAGTTTTGATATGAAGAACGTGCTGAACTTCTTCGATTCTACGTGGGGAGTGGCTAAGTATCTGAATCCGGCCATAGGCAATGATGCTCGCATCCTGACCTATGCTGGCAAGGACGCAGAAGGGTATCCGTTGTTCTCGACGCCAGCCGTTATCAGTGGTAAGACTGAGACATGGACGTGGAGCTACGACGTAGGACAGTGTTGGTACGCCAGCATCGGACTTAAATACTTCTTTAACTAA
- a CDS encoding NAD(P)H-hydrate dehydratase — translation MKIFTSAQIRELDKYTIEHEPIKSIDLMERAAHTFTRVIAEKWPTIYPVVVFAGPGNNGGDALAVARMLTDMGYQVQTFLFNITGSLSADCAENKQRLISKKGFSLFTEVTQEFDPPKLEKGMLVVDGLFGAGLNRPLAGGFASLVKYINASQADIVSLDVPSGLMTEDNTYNVRANIIRANMTLTLQQPKLSFLFAEHQQFLGEVRILDIRLSQEAISKLDATYRIVEESNVRQLLRDRDAFAHKGTMGHALIIAGSYGMAGAAVLTSKACMRSGAGKATIHTPKRNAMILQTAVPEAILHMDREETTFSEAVATEDFQALGIGPGIGTTEQTSIAMIAQLRRAQCPVVIDADALNILATRRAWLQQLPKGAILTPHPKELERLEGQCVDSYERLSKARQLAERIGGYVVLKGHYTAICMPEGHVVFNPTGNAGMATAGSGDVLTGILTGLLARGYTPQEATVLGVYLHGLAGDLAAKELGEESLIASDIIRYLPKAFLRLKG, via the coding sequence ATGAAAATATTCACTAGCGCGCAGATTCGCGAACTTGACAAATATACAATCGAACACGAGCCTATTAAGTCTATTGATTTGATGGAGCGCGCTGCACATACTTTCACACGTGTTATTGCAGAGAAATGGCCCACCATCTATCCTGTTGTGGTCTTTGCCGGACCGGGCAACAATGGCGGCGACGCACTGGCCGTAGCGCGTATGCTGACCGACATGGGCTATCAGGTGCAGACCTTCCTGTTCAATATCACAGGCAGTCTTTCGGCCGACTGTGCCGAAAACAAGCAGCGCCTGATTTCCAAGAAGGGCTTCTCACTGTTCACCGAGGTCACCCAAGAGTTCGACCCGCCCAAACTCGAGAAGGGCATGCTCGTGGTTGACGGCCTTTTCGGTGCCGGTCTCAACAGGCCCTTGGCAGGCGGTTTTGCATCACTGGTGAAGTATATCAACGCCTCTCAAGCAGATATTGTCAGCCTCGACGTCCCTTCCGGACTGATGACAGAAGACAACACCTATAATGTTCGTGCCAACATTATTCGCGCCAACATGACGTTGACGCTCCAGCAACCCAAGCTATCGTTTCTTTTTGCCGAGCATCAGCAGTTCTTGGGCGAGGTACGCATCTTGGACATCCGACTCAGTCAGGAAGCCATCAGCAAGCTCGACGCCACCTATCGCATCGTGGAAGAAAGCAACGTGCGCCAGCTGTTGCGCGACCGTGATGCTTTCGCACATAAAGGAACCATGGGCCATGCCCTCATCATAGCAGGCAGCTACGGCATGGCTGGTGCTGCCGTGCTGACTTCAAAAGCCTGCATGCGGAGCGGTGCCGGCAAAGCAACCATCCACACGCCCAAGCGCAATGCCATGATTCTGCAGACGGCTGTTCCCGAGGCCATTCTCCACATGGACCGCGAGGAGACCACCTTCTCTGAGGCTGTTGCCACCGAAGACTTTCAGGCTTTAGGCATCGGTCCTGGCATTGGCACCACCGAGCAGACCAGTATTGCCATGATTGCCCAATTGCGACGCGCACAATGTCCCGTCGTGATTGATGCCGACGCGCTGAACATTCTGGCCACACGTCGTGCCTGGCTGCAGCAATTGCCTAAGGGAGCCATCCTGACGCCCCACCCCAAGGAGCTGGAGCGACTGGAGGGTCAGTGCGTTGACAGCTACGAACGACTGAGCAAGGCACGTCAGTTGGCGGAGCGCATCGGTGGCTATGTCGTGCTGAAAGGACACTATACAGCCATCTGTATGCCCGAGGGCCACGTGGTCTTCAACCCCACCGGCAATGCAGGCATGGCCACTGCAGGCAGCGGTGATGTGCTCACAGGCATCCTGACCGGACTGCTGGCACGCGGCTACACGCCACAGGAGGCCACCGTCCTGGGTGTTTATCTCCACGGACTGGCTGGCGACTTGGCTGCCAAGGAGCTGGGCGAAGAGAGCCTCATCGCCAGCGACATCATCCGATATCTGCCCAAAGCATTCTTAAGACTAAAAGGTTAA
- a CDS encoding DUF4831 family protein has protein sequence MKRYFFLALLHCCVVAAMAQTQLSNYQPGVTPEGAVYFLPKTAIKFHILVEKSTFQPGDFASYAHRYLRLVDVGQEPSVSCRLLGVRQEAVAIADSTKAYAVKFNAKTVAANVALSQDGCLLAINAAPAKTANDFEPFEAAPRQEPVNARTLLNEEILAAGSTAKMAELTAREIYDLRENRNLLIKGQADFMPKDGAQLRLMLNQLEQQDRALSSLFVGTTRKDTTEYVVTATPDGPFTHQLLFRLSDVNGVVDTDDLSGAPFYLTVEDMNTVPPVDEEAAAKNKKKPFEAGIYVNVPGRMRVTLFEGITPIQTEEHPAPQFGNVELLSGELFNKRYTTHLWLNPLTGAVERLEAEQPK, from the coding sequence ATGAAAAGATATTTCTTTCTTGCCCTGCTCCATTGTTGCGTGGTGGCAGCTATGGCACAGACACAACTCAGCAACTATCAGCCGGGTGTCACACCCGAGGGAGCCGTGTATTTCCTCCCCAAGACCGCCATCAAGTTTCATATTCTGGTTGAGAAATCAACGTTCCAGCCTGGCGATTTTGCCAGCTATGCCCATCGCTACTTGCGCTTGGTCGATGTGGGCCAGGAGCCCAGCGTCAGCTGTCGCCTGCTCGGCGTACGTCAGGAAGCCGTGGCTATCGCCGACAGCACCAAGGCCTACGCCGTCAAGTTCAATGCCAAGACCGTAGCTGCCAATGTCGCACTGTCGCAAGACGGCTGTCTGCTGGCCATCAATGCGGCCCCTGCCAAGACGGCAAACGACTTTGAGCCTTTCGAGGCAGCCCCCCGCCAAGAGCCTGTCAACGCCCGCACCCTGCTCAACGAAGAGATTCTGGCTGCCGGAAGCACGGCGAAGATGGCCGAGCTGACCGCCCGCGAGATCTACGACCTGCGCGAGAACCGTAACCTGCTTATCAAGGGACAGGCCGACTTCATGCCGAAAGATGGTGCCCAGCTCAGACTGATGCTCAACCAGCTGGAACAGCAGGACCGTGCGCTCAGCTCGCTCTTTGTGGGCACCACACGCAAGGACACCACCGAGTATGTGGTCACCGCCACGCCCGACGGTCCCTTCACCCATCAGCTGTTGTTCCGCCTTTCCGATGTCAATGGCGTGGTGGACACCGACGATCTCTCTGGTGCGCCCTTCTATCTGACCGTCGAAGATATGAACACGGTGCCTCCTGTTGACGAAGAGGCTGCTGCCAAGAACAAGAAAAAGCCTTTCGAGGCTGGCATCTACGTGAACGTGCCCGGTCGCATGCGCGTCACGCTCTTCGAGGGCATCACCCCCATTCAGACCGAGGAACATCCCGCACCTCAGTTTGGCAACGTAGAACTGCTCAGTGGCGAACTGTTCAACAAGCGCTACACCACCCACCTCTGGCTGAACCCTCTGACGGGTGCCGTGGAGCGACTGGAGGCCGAACAACCAAAATAA
- a CDS encoding adenylate kinase, which produces MKNIVIFGAPGSGKGTQSDKLIEKYGLEHISTGDVLRAEIKNGTELGNTAKQFIDNGQLIPDELMVSILASVYDSFGREHKGVIFDGFPRTIPQADALKKMLAERGDKVAAMIELDVPEDELMKRLILRGQQSGRADDNEETIKKRLVVYHNQTQPLIEWYKQEGLHHHINGLGELDRIFADICNVIDGI; this is translated from the coding sequence ATGAAGAACATTGTAATTTTCGGAGCCCCAGGCTCTGGCAAAGGAACACAGAGTGACAAACTGATTGAAAAGTACGGACTGGAGCACATCTCCACAGGCGACGTGCTGCGTGCTGAGATTAAGAACGGCACAGAGCTGGGCAACACGGCCAAGCAGTTTATTGACAACGGACAGCTGATTCCAGACGAGCTGATGGTCAGCATCCTGGCATCGGTATATGACTCTTTCGGTCGTGAGCATAAGGGCGTGATCTTCGACGGTTTCCCCCGCACCATCCCACAGGCTGACGCACTGAAGAAGATGCTGGCAGAGCGTGGCGACAAGGTGGCTGCCATGATTGAACTGGACGTTCCAGAGGACGAATTGATGAAGCGCCTGATTCTGCGCGGACAGCAGAGCGGACGTGCCGATGATAATGAAGAGACGATCAAGAAGCGCCTGGTGGTTTATCACAACCAGACACAGCCACTGATTGAATGGTACAAGCAGGAGGGTCTGCACCACCATATCAATGGCCTGGGCGAGCTGGATCGTATCTTCGCAGACATTTGTAATGTGATTGATGGAATCTAA
- the hpt gene encoding hypoxanthine phosphoribosyltransferase, with product MSRVTIKDKTFETSIPEAEIHERVKAVAAQINKDMAGKNPLFLAVLNGAFVFAADLLREITIPCEISFVKLASYQGTTSTGKVHEVLGVNEDLTGRTIVIVEDIVDTGLTMKQMVESLGTRNPASIHICTLLLKPDKLKENLNVEYVALRIPNDFIVGYGLDYDQQGRNLRDIYTVVED from the coding sequence ATGAGTAGAGTAACTATCAAGGATAAAACGTTTGAAACGTCGATTCCTGAGGCAGAAATCCACGAGCGCGTGAAAGCTGTCGCTGCCCAAATCAACAAGGATATGGCTGGTAAGAACCCTTTGTTCCTGGCCGTATTGAATGGGGCTTTTGTCTTTGCAGCCGACCTGCTGCGTGAGATTACAATTCCTTGTGAGATATCGTTTGTGAAGCTGGCTTCCTATCAGGGAACCACTTCTACAGGTAAGGTGCACGAAGTGCTGGGTGTGAACGAAGATTTGACTGGGCGCACCATCGTCATCGTAGAAGACATCGTGGACACTGGTCTGACCATGAAGCAGATGGTGGAGTCGCTTGGCACACGCAACCCCGCATCTATTCATATATGCACACTGCTGCTGAAACCCGACAAGCTGAAAGAGAATCTGAACGTGGAATATGTGGCACTGCGCATTCCTAACGACTTTATCGTGGGCTATGGACTGGACTACGACCAGCAGGGACGCAATCTGCGTGATATCTACACCGTGGTAGAAGATTAA
- a CDS encoding TonB-dependent receptor, with product MAVSTAMMAQTDTLALQEVVVTGTRQPTDVRHLPMTVTVIDRQTLTQNQQQNVLPTVAQHVPGMFVTSRGVMGYGVSGGAAGGISVRGLSGSVGQMLVLVDGHPQYNGVYGHPISDSYQTMMAERVEVLRGPASVLYGNNAMGGVINIVTRGMHHDGVRTTVNLGAGSYGSVQAEVANQLRSGRFGSTVAAQYSRSDNHRPNMGFEQYGGYVKLAYDLNDHWDVYADLDLTHFNASNPGSTDKLKLEADQYITRGVASLVLENHFANTSGALSIYDNFGRHKINDGYDAVGGTPQSDYFRSKDAVAGASWYQTMRLFRGNRLTVGADYQHIYGRAYYTNRITGDVNMAGKRKMQSAHAHENEVAGYVDFRQDLSAYVTVDVGLRYDHHSQAGGEWVPQVGLVHRSLEGGELKLSVAKGFRNPNAKDMYLYGTANDQLEAERLWNYELSWRKRVGNFRYGVNVFYAKGDNLIQTVAGKNINTGEIENCGAELEADLRLNEHWSFNTNHSLLHMENKVIAAPTYKGFMGANYHQSKWTVTAGLQYLDHLYTAVGANEQSENVMLLNATVNYALTKDVALWLRGENLLAQSYELNAGFPMPRATFMAGVNIAF from the coding sequence ATGGCTGTCAGTACAGCAATGATGGCGCAGACCGACACATTGGCGCTGCAGGAAGTAGTAGTGACAGGCACTCGTCAGCCCACCGACGTGCGTCATCTGCCCATGACGGTCACCGTGATTGACCGTCAGACGCTCACGCAGAACCAACAGCAGAACGTGCTGCCCACTGTGGCGCAGCACGTGCCCGGCATGTTTGTGACCAGCCGCGGCGTCATGGGCTATGGCGTCAGTGGCGGTGCAGCCGGTGGCATCAGTGTGCGCGGTCTGAGTGGCAGCGTCGGACAGATGCTGGTGCTCGTCGATGGCCACCCACAGTACAACGGCGTGTATGGTCATCCCATCAGCGACAGCTATCAGACGATGATGGCCGAGCGCGTAGAGGTGCTTCGCGGACCGGCTTCTGTGCTCTATGGCAACAATGCCATGGGCGGCGTCATCAACATTGTGACCCGTGGCATGCACCATGATGGGGTCAGAACCACCGTGAACCTTGGCGCTGGCAGCTATGGCTCCGTGCAGGCCGAGGTGGCCAACCAGCTACGTAGCGGACGCTTTGGCTCTACCGTGGCTGCGCAATACAGCCGCTCAGACAACCATCGTCCCAACATGGGCTTTGAGCAGTATGGCGGATATGTGAAGTTGGCCTACGACCTCAACGACCATTGGGATGTCTATGCCGACCTGGACCTGACGCACTTCAATGCCAGCAATCCTGGCAGCACAGACAAACTGAAACTCGAGGCCGACCAGTATATCACGCGTGGTGTGGCCAGTCTGGTGCTGGAAAATCATTTTGCCAACACCAGTGGCGCACTGAGCATCTATGATAACTTCGGCCGCCATAAAATCAACGATGGCTATGATGCCGTGGGCGGCACGCCGCAGAGCGACTATTTCAGGTCAAAAGATGCCGTAGCAGGCGCTTCGTGGTATCAGACCATGCGCCTGTTTCGCGGCAATCGCCTGACCGTGGGCGCCGACTATCAGCACATCTATGGGCGTGCCTACTATACCAACCGCATCACCGGCGATGTCAACATGGCAGGAAAGCGCAAGATGCAGAGCGCCCATGCCCATGAAAACGAGGTGGCTGGCTATGTGGACTTCCGCCAAGACCTTTCTGCCTATGTCACCGTGGATGTAGGCTTGCGCTATGATCATCATTCTCAGGCTGGTGGCGAATGGGTGCCCCAGGTGGGTTTGGTGCATCGTTCGTTAGAGGGTGGCGAGCTAAAACTGTCGGTTGCCAAGGGATTTCGTAACCCCAATGCCAAGGATATGTACCTCTATGGCACCGCCAACGACCAGCTGGAGGCTGAGCGCTTGTGGAACTATGAGCTGTCATGGCGCAAGCGTGTCGGCAACTTCCGTTATGGCGTCAACGTGTTCTATGCCAAGGGCGACAATCTGATTCAGACCGTGGCCGGTAAGAATATTAACACCGGCGAGATAGAAAACTGTGGCGCAGAACTTGAGGCCGACCTTCGCCTCAACGAGCACTGGTCTTTCAATACCAACCACAGCTTGTTGCACATGGAGAATAAGGTGATAGCAGCCCCCACCTATAAGGGTTTCATGGGTGCCAACTATCATCAGAGCAAGTGGACTGTGACTGCCGGACTGCAGTACTTAGACCATCTCTATACGGCCGTCGGTGCCAACGAGCAGAGTGAGAACGTGATGCTGCTGAATGCTACCGTCAACTATGCGCTGACCAAGGACGTTGCCCTCTGGCTTCGCGGCGAGAACCTGCTGGCTCAAAGCTACGAGCTCAACGCAGGCTTTCCCATGCCTCGTGCCACCTTTATGGCGGGTGTGAACATCGCATTTTAG